The Aureitalea marina genome includes a window with the following:
- a CDS encoding DUF4296 domain-containing protein, with protein sequence MNKNIWIVLIFLIGLGCQHIERPKMPENLIPRDKMINILTDLYINNAARSVNVRVLRNNGIVLDSLLYVKYDIDSLQFTRSNAYYTSDLDNYNSMFEEIEQRLVAMKSRYDSLAKDRSGGSTNMDSVVRAQRINQQRGGRQLVEPASTKVDQDSLE encoded by the coding sequence ATGAATAAGAATATCTGGATAGTGCTTATTTTTCTGATCGGCTTGGGTTGTCAGCATATCGAACGGCCCAAGATGCCCGAAAATCTGATACCAAGGGATAAGATGATTAATATCCTGACCGATCTGTATATCAATAATGCGGCAAGAAGCGTCAATGTGCGTGTGCTGCGCAACAATGGTATTGTGCTGGATTCTCTTTTATATGTCAAGTACGATATCGACAGTCTGCAGTTCACCCGTTCCAATGCCTATTACACCTCAGACCTGGATAATTATAACAGTATGTTCGAAGAGATCGAGCAACGACTAGTGGCTATGAAATCCCGCTATGACAGCCTGGCCAAAGACCGGTCTGGTGGAAGCACCAATATGGATTCTGTGGTGAGGGCTCAGCGCATCAACCAGCAAAGAGGAGGACGACAACTTGTGGAACCAGCCTCTACCAAAGTAGATCAGGATTCCTTGGAGTAA
- a CDS encoding sensor histidine kinase, which produces MIANFSRSYRFAAYTSAVITLIMTLVMGVFFYFFIGAHYSYLALFALICYCASFFIIQFRVERFIYARVKQIYEDIQLLDATSFNPDNVTTDMETLTKEVERFAVDKKREIESLMIRENYRKDFIGNISHELKTPLFTVQGYILTLLDGAMKDKAVRKRYLQRANKGVERLIYIVKDLDMITKLEVGDLNLNYEDFNIIELVQNVFDLLDIKANKKDITLTFDRTYTDSIFVYGDRERIQQVLTNLVENSIKYGKEGGTTEVSIEDLVLDKVIIRVTDNGEGIESDKIPRLFERFYRVDPSGSRKEGGSGLGLSIVKHIVEAHDEKIYVESEFGVGSEFSFTLEKSKQLP; this is translated from the coding sequence ATGATCGCCAACTTTAGCCGGTCCTACCGGTTTGCCGCTTATACTTCGGCCGTAATTACCCTTATCATGACACTCGTAATGGGTGTCTTTTTTTATTTCTTCATCGGGGCCCATTACAGCTATTTGGCGCTCTTCGCATTGATCTGTTACTGTGCTTCTTTTTTTATCATTCAGTTCAGGGTGGAAAGATTTATTTATGCGAGAGTAAAACAGATCTATGAGGATATACAACTACTAGACGCGACCTCCTTCAATCCGGATAATGTGACCACGGATATGGAAACCCTGACCAAAGAAGTGGAACGATTTGCAGTAGATAAGAAAAGGGAGATCGAATCCCTGATGATCCGAGAAAATTATCGCAAGGACTTTATCGGGAATATTTCTCACGAATTGAAAACACCTTTATTTACCGTCCAGGGATACATCCTTACTCTTCTGGATGGGGCCATGAAGGACAAGGCGGTGCGTAAGCGATATCTGCAACGAGCGAATAAGGGTGTAGAGCGGTTGATCTATATAGTGAAAGACCTGGACATGATCACCAAATTGGAGGTAGGTGATCTAAACCTGAATTACGAGGATTTCAATATCATCGAATTGGTGCAGAACGTATTCGACCTGCTGGATATCAAAGCCAACAAGAAGGACATTACCCTGACCTTTGATCGCACCTATACGGACAGCATCTTTGTATATGGTGATCGAGAGCGAATTCAGCAGGTTCTGACCAACCTGGTGGAGAATTCGATCAAGTATGGCAAAGAGGGCGGGACCACCGAGGTCAGTATAGAGGATCTGGTCCTGGACAAGGTGATCATACGTGTAACTGACAATGGCGAGGGGATAGAGTCGGATAAGATCCCTCGTCTTTTTGAGCGTTTTTACCGGGTAGATCCCAGTGGTTCCCGAAAAGAGGGTGGCAGCGGCCTCGGATTATCTATTGTTAAGCACATCGTAGAAGCCCACGATGAAAAGATCTACGTTGAGAGTGAATTTGGTGTAGGGTCCGAATTCTCATTCACCCTGGAAAAGTCCAAACAACTCCCCTAA
- a CDS encoding acyl transferase — protein MWIDKIFNHHSDHEFSQLALEIFRYQFEQVAAYNQFCQLVGKTPGSVEHLDEIPFIPIELFKDFAITDEPSSTQMVFSSSGTTGSITSKHFVRDLEIYQLSADLAFRNLVGEPEKIAILALLPAYLERNGSSLIYMVDRLMRQSNHPESGFYLDDLSGLANKLRELDASGQPTLLIGVSFALLDLLDDGPFKLKNTVVMETGGMKGRRKEMVRAELHHELSSGFGVDKIWSEYGMTELLSQAYSKGDGIFCCPPWMKVMTRDPEDPFSWVQGPTGGINVIDLANVHSCSFIATQDLGRVKEDGAFEVLGRFDQSDIRGCNLMVI, from the coding sequence ATGTGGATCGACAAGATCTTTAATCACCATTCTGACCATGAATTTTCCCAGCTGGCTCTGGAGATCTTCCGTTATCAATTTGAGCAGGTAGCAGCCTATAACCAATTCTGTCAATTGGTCGGAAAAACGCCGGGAAGTGTTGAGCACTTGGATGAAATCCCTTTTATTCCCATTGAGTTATTCAAGGATTTTGCCATCACAGATGAACCCTCTTCTACCCAAATGGTATTTAGTAGCAGCGGGACAACTGGAAGTATCACCAGCAAACATTTTGTAAGGGATCTTGAGATCTATCAGCTGAGTGCAGACCTGGCATTTCGTAACCTGGTGGGAGAGCCGGAAAAAATAGCTATTCTCGCGCTTTTGCCGGCCTATTTGGAGCGAAATGGCTCCTCGCTTATCTATATGGTAGACCGATTGATGCGTCAAAGTAATCATCCTGAGAGTGGTTTTTACCTGGATGACCTAAGCGGTTTGGCCAATAAACTACGAGAACTTGATGCTTCGGGTCAACCCACGCTTTTAATCGGGGTTAGTTTTGCCCTTTTGGACTTGTTGGACGATGGACCTTTTAAGCTCAAAAACACCGTGGTGATGGAGACCGGAGGGATGAAAGGACGCCGAAAAGAGATGGTCAGGGCCGAGCTTCATCATGAACTGAGTTCAGGGTTTGGTGTAGATAAAATTTGGAGTGAATACGGTATGACGGAATTACTATCTCAGGCCTATTCCAAGGGCGACGGAATCTTCTGCTGCCCGCCCTGGATGAAGGTCATGACCCGGGATCCCGAAGATCCGTTTAGTTGGGTACAAGGACCAACGGGAGGGATCAATGTGATAGACCTGGCCAATGTGCATTCCTGCTCCTTCATCGCCACCCAGGACCTGGGACGAGTTAAGGAGGACGGGGCCTTCGAAGTACTTGGACGTTTTGACCAAAGCGATATCCGGGGATGTAATCTCATGGTGATCTGA
- a CDS encoding polyprenol monophosphomannose synthase: MSNALVVVPTFNEVENIERLLRNIFSLQRQFDVLVVDDGSPDGTATVVKGLMEKWPDRLFILEREGKQGLGTAYISGFKWALKRDYEYIFEMDADFSHNPNDLIRLYNACHRDGNDLSIGSRYKTGVNVVNWPMSRVLLSWLASKYVRLVTGMNIYDTTAGFVCYRRVVLETIQLDKIQFVGYAFQIEMKFKTYLRKFRIVEVPVIFTDRTRGESKMSKGIISEAIFGVISMKIKSVFKRYEI; encoded by the coding sequence ATGTCCAACGCCCTGGTGGTGGTCCCCACCTTTAACGAGGTGGAAAATATCGAACGTTTACTCCGCAACATTTTTTCCCTACAGCGTCAATTTGACGTCTTGGTGGTAGACGATGGTTCCCCGGACGGAACGGCTACGGTAGTCAAAGGACTGATGGAAAAGTGGCCCGACAGGCTCTTTATCCTGGAAAGGGAAGGAAAGCAGGGTCTGGGTACAGCTTATATATCCGGTTTTAAGTGGGCCCTGAAAAGGGATTACGAATATATATTCGAGATGGATGCTGATTTCTCCCACAATCCAAACGATCTGATCCGTTTGTACAATGCCTGTCACCGAGATGGGAATGACCTATCAATAGGGTCGAGGTACAAGACCGGGGTCAATGTGGTCAATTGGCCTATGAGTAGGGTGTTGCTTTCCTGGTTGGCCTCAAAATACGTCAGGCTGGTAACCGGTATGAACATTTACGACACCACGGCAGGTTTTGTCTGCTACAGACGAGTTGTACTAGAGACCATTCAATTGGATAAGATTCAGTTTGTAGGCTATGCCTTCCAGATCGAAATGAAGTTCAAAACCTATTTGCGGAAATTTCGGATCGTAGAGGTGCCTGTTATCTTTACAGACCGCACCAGAGGAGAGTCTAAGATGAGCAAGGGAATCATATCCGAAGCTATTTTTGGAGTGATCAGCATGAAAATAAAGAGTGTTTTTAAACGATACGAGATCTAA
- a CDS encoding dihydroorotase encodes MILIKGANIINEEKIFQADVLIDGDRIQKIGEGLSIDSDAGQVIDAHGLYLIPGMIDDQVHFREPGLTHKANIETESRAAVAGGITSFIEMPNTKPQATTVEELEKKFERAAETSWANYSFMMGTTNDNLQEILKVDKQKVAGLKIFLGSSTGNMLVDDPEVLEEIFRKTDLRISVHCEDEATILENTRQAIEQYGEDIPVQLHPEIRSAEACYKSSSKAIELAKKTGARLHVFHLSSAKEMDLFDSDIPLEEKKITAEVCIHHLWFSEEDYKAKGTHIKWNPAVKKASDRKVLWEALLDDRIDVIATDHAPHTLEEKDNVYTKAPSGGPLVQHALVALLECHHQGKISLERIVRKACHNPAIMFEIADRGFIKEGYKADLVLFDLNAPWEVSKDNVLYKCGWSPFEGETFQAAVTHTLINGELAYQRGEFPNRTHGERLTFNR; translated from the coding sequence ATGATACTGATAAAAGGAGCCAACATTATTAACGAAGAGAAGATCTTCCAGGCCGATGTGCTCATCGACGGCGATCGCATCCAAAAGATCGGTGAAGGGTTGTCAATTGACAGTGATGCCGGACAGGTGATCGACGCACACGGATTGTATCTAATACCGGGTATGATTGATGACCAGGTGCACTTTAGGGAACCCGGTTTAACACACAAGGCCAATATCGAAACAGAGTCCAGAGCGGCAGTAGCAGGCGGGATCACCAGTTTTATAGAGATGCCCAATACGAAACCTCAGGCAACCACGGTGGAAGAACTGGAGAAGAAATTTGAGCGTGCTGCAGAAACTTCCTGGGCCAATTACTCCTTTATGATGGGGACCACCAACGACAACCTACAGGAGATTCTCAAGGTAGACAAGCAAAAGGTGGCCGGGTTAAAGATATTCTTGGGCTCATCCACAGGTAATATGCTGGTGGACGATCCTGAAGTACTGGAAGAGATATTCCGTAAGACGGACCTGAGAATATCGGTTCACTGTGAAGATGAGGCGACTATTCTGGAGAATACCCGTCAGGCGATAGAACAGTACGGGGAGGATATACCGGTTCAACTGCATCCAGAGATCCGGAGTGCCGAAGCCTGTTATAAATCGTCTTCCAAAGCGATCGAACTTGCCAAGAAGACTGGCGCACGACTTCATGTTTTCCATTTGTCTAGCGCCAAAGAAATGGATCTGTTTGACAGTGATATCCCTTTGGAAGAAAAGAAGATCACGGCCGAAGTTTGTATTCATCACCTCTGGTTCAGCGAAGAGGATTACAAGGCCAAGGGCACGCATATCAAATGGAATCCAGCGGTTAAAAAGGCTTCAGATCGCAAGGTATTGTGGGAAGCCCTGTTGGACGACCGCATTGATGTGATTGCTACGGATCATGCCCCGCATACCTTGGAAGAAAAGGACAATGTCTATACCAAGGCGCCATCTGGTGGTCCTCTGGTGCAGCATGCATTGGTGGCCTTGTTGGAATGCCATCACCAGGGGAAGATCAGCCTGGAGCGTATTGTAAGAAAGGCTTGTCACAACCCGGCCATTATGTTTGAAATTGCAGACCGGGGCTTCATCAAAGAAGGCTACAAGGCAGACCTGGTCCTATTCGACCTAAACGCTCCCTGGGAGGTAAGTAAGGACAACGTGCTGTACAAATGTGGTTGGTCTCCATTTGAAGGAGAGACTTTTCAGGCAGCGGTGACCCATACCCTGATCAACGGAGAATTGGCTTATCAGAGGGGAGAATTCCCAAACAGAACCCATGGAGAAAGGCTGACATTTAACCGATGA
- a CDS encoding response regulator transcription factor translates to MKKKDTKILLVDDEPDILEIVGYNLTTEGYEIITAENGVEAIAKAKKHKPHLVIMDVMMPQMDGIEACEKMREVPELSETVITFLTARGEDYSQVAGFEAGADDYITKPVKPKVLKSKVKALLRRFKEPESQDANIKIGNLVINREEYKIMKGKEELILPRKEFELLALLASKPGKVFKREDILDRVWGNEVVVGGRTIDVHIRKLREKIGDEKFKTVKGVGYKFVV, encoded by the coding sequence ATGAAGAAGAAAGATACCAAAATTCTATTGGTTGATGACGAACCAGATATCCTGGAGATCGTGGGGTACAACCTCACTACCGAAGGTTATGAGATCATCACCGCGGAAAATGGGGTAGAAGCTATTGCCAAGGCTAAAAAGCATAAGCCCCATCTGGTCATCATGGATGTAATGATGCCCCAAATGGATGGTATAGAGGCCTGTGAAAAGATGAGGGAAGTCCCTGAATTATCGGAAACAGTGATCACTTTTCTGACGGCAAGGGGGGAGGATTATTCCCAGGTTGCAGGATTCGAAGCAGGAGCTGACGATTACATCACTAAACCAGTAAAGCCCAAGGTGCTTAAAAGTAAGGTCAAAGCTTTGTTGCGTCGCTTTAAGGAGCCTGAGTCCCAGGATGCCAACATCAAGATAGGTAACCTGGTGATCAATCGGGAAGAGTATAAGATCATGAAGGGGAAGGAAGAGCTCATACTTCCCAGAAAGGAATTCGAACTATTGGCCTTGTTGGCCTCCAAACCGGGAAAGGTATTTAAACGAGAAGATATCTTGGACCGCGTTTGGGGAAATGAGGTAGTAGTCGGTGGTCGGACCATCGACGTGCATATCCGTAAACTTCGGGAGAAGATCGGGGACGAAAAATTCAAAACCGTCAAAGGGGTTGGTTATAAATTCGTGGTATAA
- a CDS encoding DUF4271 domain-containing protein has product MEHLLRNTISNDWLTLALLVTLLLVSWAAYLYPRRFRQLLLLPITDRYFHLGGREIQLAHPFNLMLFGVQAISVSLFIYYTLIIDPNREFQRPDILFWQICGGYLIFVIVKFLLETAVGRVFNIRTVIDQYLYRKLSYRNVMSIVLFVLVVLFSYTFQPDSFLMLIIVGLVIVLNLIMLIYTYWSISGVIFKNSFYFILYLCTLEISPYVIAYYQLA; this is encoded by the coding sequence GTGGAACACCTACTGAGAAATACCATATCCAACGACTGGCTTACCTTGGCCCTGCTGGTTACCTTGTTGCTGGTCAGTTGGGCGGCTTATCTCTATCCCCGGCGGTTCCGGCAGTTACTCCTCTTACCTATCACGGATAGGTACTTTCACCTGGGTGGTCGGGAAATTCAGCTGGCCCATCCTTTCAACCTGATGTTATTCGGAGTGCAAGCGATATCCGTCTCTCTTTTTATCTATTATACCTTGATCATTGATCCCAATCGGGAATTTCAAAGGCCTGATATCCTGTTTTGGCAGATCTGCGGGGGTTATTTGATCTTTGTGATCGTCAAATTCTTACTGGAAACAGCCGTAGGTCGTGTTTTCAATATCCGGACAGTGATCGATCAGTATCTCTACCGAAAACTGAGCTACCGCAATGTGATGTCCATCGTGCTCTTCGTGTTGGTTGTACTTTTTAGCTACACATTCCAACCTGATTCCTTCCTCATGCTGATCATCGTCGGGCTCGTTATTGTCCTGAACCTCATCATGCTTATTTATACATACTGGAGTATTTCTGGCGTAATTTTCAAGAACTCCTTCTATTTTATTTTGTATCTTTGCACACTCGAAATTTCGCCCTATGTCATCGCGTACTATCAACTGGCTTAG
- a CDS encoding DUF350 domain-containing protein — protein sequence MNEKLFTLALIEIFISIVLTVLVIYISYRLLKWFFFRNEDLEGDNHAFTIFTSGVVLSIGLILSEILPSITNIIRISTTQDVNYTNASIVKYSLLYLGIGFLMAVLINAAVFFLFSMLTKGHNEFKAIKNNQTTTAILVVAIMISITIMIKGSIALLISSLIPYPEVTNFF from the coding sequence ATGAACGAGAAACTATTCACCCTGGCCCTGATCGAGATCTTTATATCCATCGTCCTGACCGTTTTGGTCATCTACATCTCATATCGATTGCTAAAATGGTTCTTCTTTCGCAACGAAGACCTGGAAGGAGACAATCACGCATTTACGATATTTACTTCTGGGGTGGTGCTTTCCATTGGATTGATCTTGAGTGAGATCCTGCCTTCGATAACCAATATCATTCGGATTTCCACCACCCAGGATGTCAATTATACCAATGCTTCCATCGTAAAATATTCCTTGCTTTATTTGGGAATTGGTTTTCTGATGGCCGTCCTGATCAACGCGGCAGTATTCTTTCTCTTCTCCATGCTCACCAAGGGACACAATGAGTTTAAGGCCATCAAGAATAACCAGACCACTACCGCTATCTTGGTTGTGGCCATCATGATCAGTATTACTATCATGATAAAAGGAAGTATAGCCTTACTGATCAGCTCATTGATCCCCTATCCGGAGGTGACTAACTTTTTTTAG
- a CDS encoding glycosyltransferase — protein sequence MKSENDPKKKTILVAPLHWGLGHATRCIPIIKSLIENDYEVLIGSDGAALMLLKKEFPELGFIDLPAYDVKYSQKGIFFKWKMMLGMPKIQKAIRRENRIVSNLVAESKINGIISDNRMGVYHKNIPSVYITHQLNVLSGSTSAISSKMHQRIIRKFDQCWIPDLEGSINLSGKLGHLNDHSLNLKYIGPISRMAKRNLPSRYDKLILLSGPEPQRTLLEVKMLEVFQNTEEEILLVRGVVSDRSQNLKKGNITIVDFMQSQELEEAINQSELVISRPGYTTIMDLASLEKPAFFIPTPGQYEQKYLAKQLRDQGIVPSCKQEKFSLKKLRKVPAYRGLKTMKPGTELGELFGLFQGE from the coding sequence ATGAAATCTGAGAACGACCCAAAAAAAAAGACCATTCTTGTAGCTCCCTTACACTGGGGACTTGGTCACGCAACCCGTTGTATACCTATTATAAAGAGTCTGATAGAGAATGATTACGAGGTCTTGATCGGTTCGGACGGCGCAGCCCTGATGTTGCTAAAAAAAGAGTTCCCTGAATTGGGTTTTATCGATCTCCCAGCTTATGATGTAAAGTATTCACAGAAGGGGATTTTCTTTAAATGGAAAATGATGTTAGGCATGCCCAAAATTCAGAAAGCCATTCGCCGAGAAAATCGCATTGTTTCAAACCTGGTGGCCGAAAGTAAAATAAATGGAATAATTAGCGACAATCGAATGGGAGTTTACCATAAAAATATTCCCTCCGTTTATATAACTCATCAATTGAATGTACTCAGTGGTTCTACCTCGGCAATTAGCAGTAAAATGCATCAGCGGATTATCCGGAAATTTGACCAATGCTGGATCCCTGACCTGGAAGGCTCCATAAACCTCAGCGGAAAACTGGGACATCTAAACGACCACTCCCTCAATCTGAAATACATTGGTCCGATCAGCAGAATGGCCAAACGCAACCTTCCGTCCAGATACGACAAATTGATCTTGCTTTCTGGACCGGAACCGCAACGGACCCTGTTGGAAGTTAAAATGTTGGAAGTGTTTCAAAATACTGAGGAAGAGATTCTTTTGGTTAGAGGTGTTGTAAGCGATAGATCTCAGAATCTTAAAAAAGGAAATATAACCATTGTTGATTTTATGCAAAGTCAGGAACTGGAGGAGGCCATTAATCAAAGTGAATTGGTCATTTCACGGCCTGGTTACACTACAATTATGGACCTGGCATCTTTAGAAAAACCAGCCTTTTTCATACCTACCCCCGGGCAGTACGAACAAAAATACCTGGCAAAACAACTCCGAGATCAGGGGATTGTTCCAAGTTGTAAGCAGGAAAAATTCAGTTTGAAAAAATTGAGGAAGGTCCCAGCCTACAGAGGGCTTAAGACAATGAAGCCCGGAACCGAGTTAGGGGAGTTGTTTGGACTTTTCCAGGGTGAATGA
- the tyrS gene encoding tyrosine--tRNA ligase, which produces MNPNFVEELRWRGMIHDTMPETEEHLLESMRLAYIGFDPTADSLHIGNLVPIMLLAFFQRCGHKPVALVGGATGMIGDPSGKSAERNLLDETTLRHNQECVRAQLAHFLDFDSGAANEAIMVNNYDWMKDISFLDFIRDVGKHITVNYMMAKDSVKNRIQGEGVDGMSFTEFTYQLVQGYDFLHLYREHDCTLQMGGSDQWGNITTGTEMIRRIAGGKGFALTCPLITKSDGSKFGKSEGGNVWLDPKRTSPYKFYQYWLNTSDEDAQKYIKIFTFLNKEEVDALVAEHTEAPHLRVLQKRLAQEVTTTVHGEQQYEKAVQASQILFGRSTSEDLLKLDKETFLEVFDGVPQAKLDRGLLNDGLDIIGALVEQSGFLKSNGEARRALKENSISVNKEKVNDSRSLNTDDLISDQFVLLQRGKRNYFILIFQ; this is translated from the coding sequence ATGAATCCGAATTTTGTAGAAGAATTGCGTTGGCGTGGAATGATCCACGATACCATGCCCGAGACTGAAGAACACCTGCTGGAATCCATGCGATTGGCCTATATCGGCTTTGATCCCACCGCAGATTCCCTGCATATCGGAAACCTTGTTCCCATTATGCTGCTGGCCTTTTTTCAGCGCTGTGGCCACAAACCTGTTGCCTTAGTAGGTGGTGCCACAGGGATGATTGGGGATCCGTCCGGAAAATCAGCAGAACGAAATCTACTGGACGAGACCACTTTGCGTCACAATCAGGAATGCGTGCGGGCTCAACTGGCCCATTTCCTCGATTTCGATTCTGGTGCCGCCAATGAAGCCATCATGGTGAACAACTATGATTGGATGAAGGACATCAGCTTCCTGGACTTTATCCGGGATGTAGGTAAACATATCACCGTAAACTATATGATGGCCAAAGATTCGGTTAAGAACCGGATACAGGGAGAAGGAGTAGACGGGATGTCCTTTACCGAATTTACCTATCAGCTGGTACAGGGGTATGACTTTCTTCATCTTTACCGTGAGCACGATTGCACCCTACAGATGGGGGGAAGTGATCAGTGGGGGAATATCACCACCGGGACAGAAATGATCCGCAGAATCGCAGGGGGTAAAGGATTTGCCTTAACCTGTCCGCTCATCACCAAGAGCGATGGCAGTAAGTTTGGTAAAAGTGAAGGAGGGAATGTCTGGTTGGACCCAAAAAGGACCTCGCCTTATAAATTCTACCAATACTGGCTAAATACCTCAGACGAGGACGCACAGAAGTACATCAAGATCTTTACATTCTTAAACAAGGAAGAGGTCGACGCGCTAGTGGCAGAACATACAGAGGCTCCTCATCTGCGAGTACTACAAAAACGACTTGCCCAGGAAGTCACCACTACGGTGCATGGAGAACAGCAATACGAAAAGGCTGTTCAGGCATCGCAGATCCTGTTTGGAAGATCAACCTCAGAAGACTTATTGAAGTTGGATAAGGAAACCTTCCTGGAGGTCTTTGATGGGGTTCCTCAAGCAAAGCTGGATAGAGGCTTGCTCAATGATGGTTTGGATATTATCGGGGCTTTGGTAGAGCAAAGTGGGTTTCTCAAATCCAATGGGGAGGCCAGACGTGCCTTGAAAGAGAATTCCATTTCGGTGAACAAGGAAAAGGTAAATGATAGCAGATCGCTTAACACGGACGACCTGATCAGTGATCAGTTTGTCTTGTTGCAGCGTGGGAAACGCAATTATTTCATCCTGATCTTCCAATAA
- the trmB gene encoding tRNA (guanosine(46)-N7)-methyltransferase TrmB yields the protein MGSKNKLKRFAENETFANVIQPKRDEVMSGQFSYKGKWGSDFFGNENPIVVELGCGKGEYSVNLARKYPEKNFIGVDIKGARFWRGAKTALSEELSNVAFLRTQIELIDLCFAGQEVDEIWITFPDPQIKYKRTKHRMTNTEFLDKYRQILRPSGLVHLKTDSEFMHGYTIGLLHGLGEEILYAHHDVYGNDMSPEEVTGIQTFYESQYLEQGKKITYLRFRLRSK from the coding sequence GTGGGTAGCAAGAACAAACTCAAGCGATTTGCGGAAAACGAAACTTTTGCCAATGTCATTCAGCCCAAGCGGGATGAGGTAATGTCCGGTCAATTCTCTTACAAGGGAAAATGGGGGTCCGACTTCTTTGGTAACGAAAATCCAATCGTGGTCGAATTGGGTTGCGGTAAAGGGGAATATTCGGTCAATCTCGCCAGGAAATATCCCGAGAAAAATTTCATAGGTGTAGACATAAAAGGGGCTCGATTTTGGAGAGGCGCCAAGACCGCTTTAAGCGAAGAGCTTTCCAATGTGGCCTTTCTACGTACCCAGATCGAATTGATCGATCTCTGTTTTGCCGGGCAGGAGGTAGATGAGATCTGGATCACCTTCCCCGATCCACAGATCAAATACAAACGGACCAAGCATCGTATGACCAATACCGAATTCCTGGATAAATACAGGCAGATTCTCCGTCCAAGCGGGCTGGTTCATCTAAAGACGGACAGTGAGTTCATGCATGGATACACCATAGGGCTGTTGCACGGACTGGGAGAAGAGATCCTTTATGCCCATCACGATGTCTATGGAAACGATATGAGCCCAGAAGAAGTGACAGGAATTCAAACGTTTTACGAGTCCCAATATCTGGAACAAGGCAAGAAGATCACCTACTTGCGTTTCCGTCTTCGTTCCAAATAA
- a CDS encoding NAD-dependent epimerase/dehydratase family protein gives MILVTGATGLVGSHLIYSLLQQQETIRATHRKSSDRSSLLTVFSYFTDNPQLLYDKIEWIEADLTDISALEKAFNGIETVYHCAAYVNFNPRNFQKLKKSNVEATANMVNLALDHGVKRFCYVSSIATIGTSIGEQIATEETPWSWEEENNVYAITKHNAEMEVWRASQEGLSVVIVNPGVILGPVIGTKAVEA, from the coding sequence ATGATACTGGTCACGGGAGCTACAGGACTGGTTGGCAGTCACCTGATCTATTCCCTGCTACAACAGCAGGAAACCATCCGAGCTACCCACAGGAAATCCAGTGATCGAAGTTCCCTGCTCACCGTTTTTTCTTATTTCACGGACAATCCACAATTACTCTATGATAAAATTGAGTGGATTGAAGCCGATCTCACCGATATCTCGGCCCTGGAGAAAGCCTTTAATGGGATAGAAACTGTTTACCATTGCGCTGCCTATGTGAACTTCAACCCCCGAAACTTTCAAAAACTGAAGAAATCCAATGTAGAGGCAACAGCCAACATGGTCAATTTAGCCTTGGACCATGGGGTGAAACGATTTTGTTATGTCAGCTCGATCGCCACGATTGGCACATCTATCGGAGAACAAATAGCGACAGAAGAGACACCCTGGAGTTGGGAAGAGGAAAACAACGTCTATGCGATCACTAAACACAATGCGGAAATGGAGGTCTGGAGAGCCAGCCAGGAGGGATTATCTGTCGTCATTGTGAACCCAGGGGTAATTCTGGGGCCGGTTATTGGGACAAAGGCAGTGGAAGCATAG